A part of Gadus morhua chromosome 17, gadMor3.0, whole genome shotgun sequence genomic DNA contains:
- the LOC115529691 gene encoding cell wall protein DAN4 isoform X2, with product MKTPANVALLLLIASCGVFIPVSTNGSTTTATTEAKVITTVPLSTATSGTTPSAGTAKPSTVQVITTVPSSTATSGTTPSAGTTKPSTVQATVTTGNHSSPAPTTTPSNYTAAPVSVTTDNKTSELLNSTGAVSGNASTGGQQNSSSEASTPKDLPKGLNMTKPTNEPNIMMTSKATTLPPPTPGKSPSANTVLPTRGQTQSKAVEEPEKGKTTLAKSDKKLLWILLPVLGIAVAAVFFLLKFKCKNVHNHMDTIDNGTENASFQSRPESTKDGVMLLGVRASGAGENGTFHQQ from the exons atgaAGACCCCCGCCAACGtcgccctgctcctcctcatcgcTTCCTGCGGCGTCTTCATCCCAG TATCAACCAATGGCAGTACGACCACAGCAACGACTGAAGCCAAAG TGATCACCACGGTCCCCTTGTCCACGGCCACAAGCGGGACGACCCCCTCCGCCGGGACAGCCAAGCCCAGCACGGTCCAAG TGATCACCACGGTCCCCTCGTCCACGGCCACAAGCGGGACGACCCCCTCCGCCGGGACCACCAAGCCCAGCACGGTCCAAG CCACGGTAACGACCGGCAACCATTCCTCCCCAGCGCCGACAACCACGCCTTCCAATTATACCGCGGCGCCCGTCTCCGTGACAACAGATAACAAAA CGTCGGAGCTCCTCAACAGCACCGGAGCCGTGTCCGGGAACGCCAGCACGGGAGGGCAGCAGAACTCCTCCTCCGAGGCGTCCACCCCCAAGGACCTGCCGAAAG GTCTCAATATGACCAAACCCACCAATGAACCGAATATAA TGATGACCAGCAAGGCAACcacgctccccccccccaccccgggaaAAAGCCCCTCTGCCAACACTg TTCTTCCGACGAGGGGCCAGACGCAGTCGAAGGCCGTTG AGGAGCCTGAAAAGGGGAAGACGACGCTCGCAAAGTCAG ATAAGAAGCTCCTGTGGATCCTGCTCCCCGTTCTGGGCATCGCCGTGGCCGCCGTCTTCTTCCTGCTCAAATTCAAGTGCAAGAACGTCCACAACCACATGG ACACCATCGACAACGGCACAGAGAA CGCGTCTTTCCAAAGCCGCCCTGAAAGCACGAAGGACGGCGTCATGCTGCTGGGGGTCCGAGCATCCGGGGCCGGAGAGAATGGTACGTTCCATCAGCAGTGA
- the LOC115529691 gene encoding glucoamylase S1 isoform X6 codes for MKTPANVALLLLIASCGVFIPVSTNGSTTTATTEAKVITTVPSSTATSGTTPSAGTTKPSTVQATVTTGNHSSPAPTTTPSNYTAAPVSVTTDNKTSELLNSTGAVSGNASTGGQQNSSSEASTPKDLPKGLNMTKPTNEPNIMMTSKATTLPPPTPGKSPSANTVLPTRGQTQSKAVEEPEKGKTTLAKSDKKLLWILLPVLGIAVAAVFFLLKFKCKNVHNHMDTIDNGTENASFQSRPESTKDGVMLLGVRASGAGENAATGSR; via the exons atgaAGACCCCCGCCAACGtcgccctgctcctcctcatcgcTTCCTGCGGCGTCTTCATCCCAG TATCAACCAATGGCAGTACGACCACAGCAACGACTGAAGCCAAAG TGATCACCACGGTCCCCTCGTCCACGGCCACAAGCGGGACGACCCCCTCCGCCGGGACCACCAAGCCCAGCACGGTCCAAG CCACGGTAACGACCGGCAACCATTCCTCCCCAGCGCCGACAACCACGCCTTCCAATTATACCGCGGCGCCCGTCTCCGTGACAACAGATAACAAAA CGTCGGAGCTCCTCAACAGCACCGGAGCCGTGTCCGGGAACGCCAGCACGGGAGGGCAGCAGAACTCCTCCTCCGAGGCGTCCACCCCCAAGGACCTGCCGAAAG GTCTCAATATGACCAAACCCACCAATGAACCGAATATAA TGATGACCAGCAAGGCAACcacgctccccccccccaccccgggaaAAAGCCCCTCTGCCAACACTg TTCTTCCGACGAGGGGCCAGACGCAGTCGAAGGCCGTTG AGGAGCCTGAAAAGGGGAAGACGACGCTCGCAAAGTCAG ATAAGAAGCTCCTGTGGATCCTGCTCCCCGTTCTGGGCATCGCCGTGGCCGCCGTCTTCTTCCTGCTCAAATTCAAGTGCAAGAACGTCCACAACCACATGG ACACCATCGACAACGGCACAGAGAA CGCGTCTTTCCAAAGCCGCCCTGAAAGCACGAAGGACGGCGTCATGCTGCTGGGGGTCCGAGCATCCGGGGCCGGAGAGAATG CAGCCACAGGATCAAGATaa
- the LOC115529691 gene encoding cell wall protein DAN4 isoform X4: MKTPANVALLLLIASCGVFIPVSTNGSTTTATTEAKVITTVPLSTATSGTTPSAGTAKPSTVQVITTVPSSTATSGTTPSAGTTKPSTVQATVTTGNHSSPAPTTTPSNYTAAPVSVTTDNKTSELLNSTGAVSGNASTGGQQNSSSEASTPKDLPKGLNMTKPTNEPNIMMTSKATTLPPPTPGKSPSANTVLPTRGQTQSKAVEEPEKGKTTLAKSDKKLLWILLPVLGIAVAAVFFLLKFKCKNVHNHMDTIDNGTENRPESTKDGVMLLGVRASGAGENGTFHQQ, translated from the exons atgaAGACCCCCGCCAACGtcgccctgctcctcctcatcgcTTCCTGCGGCGTCTTCATCCCAG TATCAACCAATGGCAGTACGACCACAGCAACGACTGAAGCCAAAG TGATCACCACGGTCCCCTTGTCCACGGCCACAAGCGGGACGACCCCCTCCGCCGGGACAGCCAAGCCCAGCACGGTCCAAG TGATCACCACGGTCCCCTCGTCCACGGCCACAAGCGGGACGACCCCCTCCGCCGGGACCACCAAGCCCAGCACGGTCCAAG CCACGGTAACGACCGGCAACCATTCCTCCCCAGCGCCGACAACCACGCCTTCCAATTATACCGCGGCGCCCGTCTCCGTGACAACAGATAACAAAA CGTCGGAGCTCCTCAACAGCACCGGAGCCGTGTCCGGGAACGCCAGCACGGGAGGGCAGCAGAACTCCTCCTCCGAGGCGTCCACCCCCAAGGACCTGCCGAAAG GTCTCAATATGACCAAACCCACCAATGAACCGAATATAA TGATGACCAGCAAGGCAACcacgctccccccccccaccccgggaaAAAGCCCCTCTGCCAACACTg TTCTTCCGACGAGGGGCCAGACGCAGTCGAAGGCCGTTG AGGAGCCTGAAAAGGGGAAGACGACGCTCGCAAAGTCAG ATAAGAAGCTCCTGTGGATCCTGCTCCCCGTTCTGGGCATCGCCGTGGCCGCCGTCTTCTTCCTGCTCAAATTCAAGTGCAAGAACGTCCACAACCACATGG ACACCATCGACAACGGCACAGAGAA CCGCCCTGAAAGCACGAAGGACGGCGTCATGCTGCTGGGGGTCCGAGCATCCGGGGCCGGAGAGAATGGTACGTTCCATCAGCAGTGA
- the LOC115529691 gene encoding cell wall protein DAN4 isoform X3, whose translation MKTPANVALLLLIASCGVFIPVSTNGSTTTATTEAKVITTVPLSTATSGTTPSAGTAKPSTVQVITTVPSSTATSGTTPSAGTTKPSTVQATVTTGNHSSPAPTTTPSNYTAAPVSVTTDNKTSELLNSTGAVSGNASTGGQQNSSSEASTPKDLPKGLNMTKPTNEPNIMMTSKATTLPPPTPGKSPSANTVLPTRGQTQSKAVEEPEKGKTTLAKSDKKLLWILLPVLGIAVAAVFFLLKFKCKNVHNHMDTIDNGTENRPESTKDGVMLLGVRASGAGENAATGSR comes from the exons atgaAGACCCCCGCCAACGtcgccctgctcctcctcatcgcTTCCTGCGGCGTCTTCATCCCAG TATCAACCAATGGCAGTACGACCACAGCAACGACTGAAGCCAAAG TGATCACCACGGTCCCCTTGTCCACGGCCACAAGCGGGACGACCCCCTCCGCCGGGACAGCCAAGCCCAGCACGGTCCAAG TGATCACCACGGTCCCCTCGTCCACGGCCACAAGCGGGACGACCCCCTCCGCCGGGACCACCAAGCCCAGCACGGTCCAAG CCACGGTAACGACCGGCAACCATTCCTCCCCAGCGCCGACAACCACGCCTTCCAATTATACCGCGGCGCCCGTCTCCGTGACAACAGATAACAAAA CGTCGGAGCTCCTCAACAGCACCGGAGCCGTGTCCGGGAACGCCAGCACGGGAGGGCAGCAGAACTCCTCCTCCGAGGCGTCCACCCCCAAGGACCTGCCGAAAG GTCTCAATATGACCAAACCCACCAATGAACCGAATATAA TGATGACCAGCAAGGCAACcacgctccccccccccaccccgggaaAAAGCCCCTCTGCCAACACTg TTCTTCCGACGAGGGGCCAGACGCAGTCGAAGGCCGTTG AGGAGCCTGAAAAGGGGAAGACGACGCTCGCAAAGTCAG ATAAGAAGCTCCTGTGGATCCTGCTCCCCGTTCTGGGCATCGCCGTGGCCGCCGTCTTCTTCCTGCTCAAATTCAAGTGCAAGAACGTCCACAACCACATGG ACACCATCGACAACGGCACAGAGAA CCGCCCTGAAAGCACGAAGGACGGCGTCATGCTGCTGGGGGTCCGAGCATCCGGGGCCGGAGAGAATG CAGCCACAGGATCAAGATaa
- the LOC115529691 gene encoding cell wall protein DAN4 isoform X1 produces the protein MKTPANVALLLLIASCGVFIPVSTNGSTTTATTEAKVITTVPLSTATSGTTPSAGTAKPSTVQVITTVPSSTATSGTTPSAGTTKPSTVQATVTTGNHSSPAPTTTPSNYTAAPVSVTTDNKTSELLNSTGAVSGNASTGGQQNSSSEASTPKDLPKGLNMTKPTNEPNIMMTSKATTLPPPTPGKSPSANTVLPTRGQTQSKAVEEPEKGKTTLAKSDKKLLWILLPVLGIAVAAVFFLLKFKCKNVHNHMDTIDNGTENASFQSRPESTKDGVMLLGVRASGAGENAATGSR, from the exons atgaAGACCCCCGCCAACGtcgccctgctcctcctcatcgcTTCCTGCGGCGTCTTCATCCCAG TATCAACCAATGGCAGTACGACCACAGCAACGACTGAAGCCAAAG TGATCACCACGGTCCCCTTGTCCACGGCCACAAGCGGGACGACCCCCTCCGCCGGGACAGCCAAGCCCAGCACGGTCCAAG TGATCACCACGGTCCCCTCGTCCACGGCCACAAGCGGGACGACCCCCTCCGCCGGGACCACCAAGCCCAGCACGGTCCAAG CCACGGTAACGACCGGCAACCATTCCTCCCCAGCGCCGACAACCACGCCTTCCAATTATACCGCGGCGCCCGTCTCCGTGACAACAGATAACAAAA CGTCGGAGCTCCTCAACAGCACCGGAGCCGTGTCCGGGAACGCCAGCACGGGAGGGCAGCAGAACTCCTCCTCCGAGGCGTCCACCCCCAAGGACCTGCCGAAAG GTCTCAATATGACCAAACCCACCAATGAACCGAATATAA TGATGACCAGCAAGGCAACcacgctccccccccccaccccgggaaAAAGCCCCTCTGCCAACACTg TTCTTCCGACGAGGGGCCAGACGCAGTCGAAGGCCGTTG AGGAGCCTGAAAAGGGGAAGACGACGCTCGCAAAGTCAG ATAAGAAGCTCCTGTGGATCCTGCTCCCCGTTCTGGGCATCGCCGTGGCCGCCGTCTTCTTCCTGCTCAAATTCAAGTGCAAGAACGTCCACAACCACATGG ACACCATCGACAACGGCACAGAGAA CGCGTCTTTCCAAAGCCGCCCTGAAAGCACGAAGGACGGCGTCATGCTGCTGGGGGTCCGAGCATCCGGGGCCGGAGAGAATG CAGCCACAGGATCAAGATaa
- the LOC115529691 gene encoding cell wall integrity and stress response component 4 isoform X5, which produces MKTPANVALLLLIASCGVFIPVSTNGSTTTATTEAKVITTVPLSTATSGTTPSAGTAKPSTVQATVTTGNHSSPAPTTTPSNYTAAPVSVTTDNKTSELLNSTGAVSGNASTGGQQNSSSEASTPKDLPKGLNMTKPTNEPNIMMTSKATTLPPPTPGKSPSANTVLPTRGQTQSKAVEEPEKGKTTLAKSDKKLLWILLPVLGIAVAAVFFLLKFKCKNVHNHMDTIDNGTENASFQSRPESTKDGVMLLGVRASGAGENAATGSR; this is translated from the exons atgaAGACCCCCGCCAACGtcgccctgctcctcctcatcgcTTCCTGCGGCGTCTTCATCCCAG TATCAACCAATGGCAGTACGACCACAGCAACGACTGAAGCCAAAG TGATCACCACGGTCCCCTTGTCCACGGCCACAAGCGGGACGACCCCCTCCGCCGGGACAGCCAAGCCCAGCACGGTCCAAG CCACGGTAACGACCGGCAACCATTCCTCCCCAGCGCCGACAACCACGCCTTCCAATTATACCGCGGCGCCCGTCTCCGTGACAACAGATAACAAAA CGTCGGAGCTCCTCAACAGCACCGGAGCCGTGTCCGGGAACGCCAGCACGGGAGGGCAGCAGAACTCCTCCTCCGAGGCGTCCACCCCCAAGGACCTGCCGAAAG GTCTCAATATGACCAAACCCACCAATGAACCGAATATAA TGATGACCAGCAAGGCAACcacgctccccccccccaccccgggaaAAAGCCCCTCTGCCAACACTg TTCTTCCGACGAGGGGCCAGACGCAGTCGAAGGCCGTTG AGGAGCCTGAAAAGGGGAAGACGACGCTCGCAAAGTCAG ATAAGAAGCTCCTGTGGATCCTGCTCCCCGTTCTGGGCATCGCCGTGGCCGCCGTCTTCTTCCTGCTCAAATTCAAGTGCAAGAACGTCCACAACCACATGG ACACCATCGACAACGGCACAGAGAA CGCGTCTTTCCAAAGCCGCCCTGAAAGCACGAAGGACGGCGTCATGCTGCTGGGGGTCCGAGCATCCGGGGCCGGAGAGAATG CAGCCACAGGATCAAGATaa